Sequence from the Ornithinimicrobium humiphilum genome:
GCCAGCGCCAGCTCCTCGGACGGCAGGGTCCACCAGACGGCCTGGGTCACGAGGCTGCGCTCGGGCAGGTCGAGCGGGTGCGTGCCCAGGACGGTGCCGTCGGGGAGCAGCCGCTGGAAGGACGGCACGGTGGTGGTGACCTCGACGCGCCCGGTGCACAGGCGCGCGGCACCCCATGCCTGTTCCTCGTCGACCGCGCGGATCGCGAAGGTGCTCTCGCTGCGGGCCCGGGTCGTCCAGCCCGGGTCGCCCGCGACGACGAGCGCGACGGACGCCCCCAGGTCGAGGTCGGTCACGACGTGGGGCTGTCCCTGGTGGAGGTACACCGCCCCGGCGTGGACGGTCGTGAGCGCGCGGTCCTCGTCGACCGTGCCGAGCACGCGGCCGCTGCGCGAGTCGACGATCTGGACCGGCTGCCCGGCGTCGCGCAGCTGCACGTGGTCGGAGGGGCGGTCGGGGCGTGCCCAGTACCAGCCCGTCGGGCGCCGGCGGAGGACCCCGCCGGCCACGAGCTGCTCGGCCAGCCCGGCGACCCCGGGCCCGAACCAGCGCTCGTCCTCACGCGTCAGCGGCAGCTCGGCGGCGGCCGCGGCGAGGTGCGGGGCGAGGACGTAGGGGTTCTCGGGGTCGAGCACGCAGGACTCGACGGGGGCGTCGAAGATCAGCTCCGGGTGGGCCAGCAGATAGCTGTCGAGCGGGTCGTCGGCCGCGACGAGGACCGCCAGCGAGGGGGAGCCGCGGCGCCCTGCCCGGCCCGCCTGCTGCCAGAAGGACGCCCGCGTGCCCGGCCAGCCGGCCATCACGACGGCGTCGAGGCCCGCGATGTCGATGCCCAGCTCCAGCGCGCTCGTCGCGGCCAGTCCGAGCAGGTCGCGTCGGCGGAGAGCCTCCTCGAGAGCACGGCGCTCCTCGGGCAGGTAGCCACCACGGTAGGCCGCGACCTGCCCCGGCACCCCGGCGCCCCGATCGTCCAGCTCCTCCCTGGTGCGCGAGGCGACGACCTCGACCCCCTGCCGGGAGCGGGCGAAGGCGACCGTCTGCACCCCGGTCTCGACCAGGTCCGCGAGCAACGAGGACGTCTCCGCCAGCGTGCTACGACGCGACCCGTCCTCCAGCTCCGGGGGCTGCCAGAGCGCGACGACGGTCTCGCGCCGGGGCGAGGCGTCCTGCGTGACGGCCACGACGTCCTGGCCGACCAGGGTGCTGGCGAGCACCTCCGGCTCGGCGACCGTCGCCGAGGCCAGGACGACCGTCGGCTCGGCGCCGTAGCGGGCCGCGATCCGCAGCAGGCGGCGCAGCACGGCGGAGACGTGCGCCCCGAAGACCCCGCGGTAGACGTGGCACTCGTCGACGACGACGTAGCGCAGCGACCGCAGGAAGCCCCGCCAGCGCTCGTGTCCCGGCAGCAGGGTGTGGTGCAGCAGGTCGGGATTGGTCAGCACGTAGTGCGCGTGGTCCCGGATCCAGCGCCGCTCCTCGGACGGGGTGTCGCCGTCGAGGGTGGCCACCCGGACGCCGGGCACCGCGAGGGTGTGCAGTCGCGCGGCCTGATCGGCGCCCAGCGCCTTGGTGGGGGCCAGGTAGAGCGCCGTCGCACCACGCCCGCTCGCCGCGGAGGTGCCCTCGCACAGGGCGGTGAGCACGGGCAGCAGGAAGCCCAGCGACTTGCCCGAGGCTGTGCCGGTTGCCACGACGACGTGCCGCCCCTCCCGGGCCAGCTCGGCGACGCGCGACTGGTGCTCCCACAGCGTCGAGATGCCCTCGCCGTGCAGCGCGGCGGTCACCTCCGGTGCCACCCAGTCGGGCCACGGCACCGTCCGCCCCTCGCGGGCGGGCACGGTGCGCAGGTGGCGCAACCGCTCGCCGCGGGACCCGCGCGTCAGGTGCGCGAGCGCGGTGCGGGGCTCGAACGGCTGGGCCTGCTGGGCCTCGGTGTGGTCCTCGGGCATGTCGCGACCACGCTACGCCGGGCTCCTGACAGGCCCCTGCCCGTGCGCCGATGCCGTGGCCGGTGCCGACACACCCGGCCCGGCGTCCCCACGCACCGGCCGGGGCACGGCATACCATGACGGCGGCCGACCCCTTGACCTGGGTCACTACAGTGTGGCCACCAACCTGCGGGCGCCGATGCCCGCGCCGTCGCCCGCAGCGTCGCGGGCCAGCTGAGGAGGCTGTTCATGACACCAGTCCTTGCCGCGAGCGAGGTCGCCCTGTCGGGGACCGATCGCTCGATCGTCATCGTGGTGCTCGTCATCTCCGTCGTCGCCCTGGTGATGGGATTCCTGTTCCGGCGCGAGGTGCTCGGGCACTCCCCGGGCACGGAGAGCATGCAGGAGATCGGCGGAGCCGTGCAGGAGGGCGCGTCCGCCTACCTCGGACGGCAGTTCCGCACCCTGGCGATCTTCGCCGTGGTCGCCTTCTTCCTCCTCATGGTGCTGCCCGCCGACGACATGTTCATGAGGATCGGGCGCTCGATCGCCTTCCTCTTCGGCGCGGCCTTCTCGGCGGCCATCGGCTACCTGGGCATGAACCTCGCGACGGCGGCCAACATGCGCGTCGCCGAGGCCGCCCGCACCACCGGCCGCGACACCGGTATGCGGATCGCGTTCCGCACCGGGGGCACCGTCGGCATGGCGACGGTCGGCCTCGGTCTCTTCGGGGCCGCCCTGGTCGTCCTCGTCTACGAGGGCGGCGCGCCCAAGGTGCTCGAGGGCTTCGGCTTCGGTGCCGCGCTGCTCGCGATGTTCATGCGTGTCGGCGGCGGCATCTTCACCAAGGCGGCCGACGTGGGCGCCGACCTGGTCGGCAAGGTCGAGGCCGGCATCCCCGAGGACGACCCGCGCAACGCGGCGACCATCGCCGACAACGTCGGCGACAACGTCGGTGACTGCGCCGGCATGGCTGCGGACCTCTTCGAGTCCTACGCCGTCACCCTGGTCGCGGCCCTGATCCTGGGCACCGCCGCCCTGGGGGTCCACGGCGGCCTGACCTTCCCGCTCATCATCCCGGCGATCGGCGCCCTCACCGCGATCCTCGGTGTCTACATCACCAAGGCCCGCGCGGGCGAGAACGGCCTGCGTGCCATCAACCGCGGCTTCTACATCTCCGCAGGTGTCGCCGCCGTGGCGTCCGTCGCCGCCGCCCTGGTCTTCCTGCCGAGCACCGCCGCAGACCTGCCCGGCCTGACGTCCGTCTTCGGCGGCGAGGTGACCGTCGACCTCAACCCGGCCGTCCGTGCCGCGGGCGCCGTCGTCGTCGGCATCGTGCTGGCGGCCTTCATCCTGTGGCTGACCGGCTACTTCACCGGCACCGAGACCAAGCCGACCAACGACGTCGCCAAGACCTCGCTGACCGGCCCGGCCACGGTGGTCCTCTCCGGCATCGGCGTCGGCCTCGAGTCGGCCGTCTACACCGCCGTGACGATCGCCGCCGCGGTCTACATCCTGTTCACCCTCGGTGGCGGCTCGCTGATCCTGTCGCTCTTCTTCGTGGCGCTCGCCGGCTGCGGCCTGCTCACGACGGTCGGCGTCATCGTCGCCATGGACACCTTCGGTCCCGTCTCCGACAACGCCCAGGGCATCGCCGAGATGTCCGGCGACGTCGACGGCGAGGCCGCGCAGATCCTCACCGAGCTCGACGCGGTGGGCAACACCACCAAGGCGATCACCAAGGGCATCGCGATCGCCACGGCCGTGCTGGCGGCGACCGCGCTGTTCGGCTCCTACTTCGACGCGATCCAGCAGACGATCGGCACCGCCCTGGGCGAGAACGACGACCTGCTGCAGTCCTTCCTCGTCTTCGACCCGCGCGCCCTCGTCGGCGTGCTCATCGGCGGCGCGGTGGTCTTCCTCTTCTCCGGCCTGGCCATCAACGCCGTGACCCGCGCCGCCGGCGCGATCGTCTTCGAGGTGCGCCGCCAGTTCCGCGAGAAGCCCGGGATCATGGACTACTCCGAGAAGCCGGAGTACGCCCGCGTCGTCGACATCTGCACCCGCGACTCGCTCCGCGAGCTGGCCACCCCCGGTCTGCTCGCGGTCTTCGCCCCGATCGCCGTCGGCTTCGGCCTCGGCGTCGGTGCCCTGGCGGGCTACCTCGCCGGCGCGATCGGCACCGGCGTGCTCATGGCCGTCTTCCTGGCCAACTCCGGCGGCGCCTGGGACAACGCCAAGAAGATCGTCGAGGACGGCGCCCACGGCGGCAAGGGCTCCGACGCCCACGCCGCGACCGTCATCGGCGACACCATCGGCGACCCGTTCAAGGACACCGCGGGCCCGGCCATCAACCCGCTGATCAAGGTGATGAACCTCGTCGCGCTGCTCATCGCCCCGGCCATCGTCGGCCTGACCTACGGCGACAGCGCCAACGACATGATCCGGTGGGCCATCGCGCTCGTCGCGGTCGCGGTCATCGTCGCCGCGGTCGTCGTTTCCAAGCGCCGCGACATCGCCATCGGCGAGGTCCAGGAGCGCTCCGGGGTCATCTCCGGCTGAGGAGCGGACGGCTCGAGGAGGGGCGGTGCACCGACGGTGTGCCGCCCCTCCGGCGCGTCTTGGAGGGGTCTGTCGGTGTTCGAACATATGATCGAGGTATGCAGCAGCCGTTGGGGACGGTGCGGCCGCCGAGGGGGACGGAGTCGGCGGCCGGTGACTCCTGGCTGCGGGCCGATCGGGCGTGGCTGCCCAGAGACCTCCCGGTTGACGTAAGCCGGCCGGAGCTGGTGCAGGACGACCTGGTGGTCGAGTCGTTGGGGTGGATCTCCCGCGCGGTGTCCGACCTGGAACGCTCCCGGCTGGTGATGGCCACGGAAGCGGTGGACCGGGGGTTGCACCTGGCCGAGGGGTTCTCGGTGGTGGACTGGCTCGCGCTGAAGTGCCCGGACCTGGAGCGGCGGGCGTTGATGGACCTGGCCAGGTTGGCGCAGGCCGGCCGCGAGCCGGTGCACACCCCGCTGATCGAACGCGTCAAGAACGGGCAGATGAGCCTGGCGCGGGCGGCGAGGCTGCACCGGGCCCTGCAGCGGGTGCGGCCGGGCCTGCCGCCGGAGGAGTACGCCGCCGCCGTGGAGCTGTTGGCCAAGGCCGGGTCCGACCCGGTGTTCGACGAGAAGGACATCTCCCGGATCGTGGACCGGTTGGTCGCCTCCTGCGTGGACGAGCGGGACCACGAGGCGAAGGCCCGCAAGAAGCACGCGATGCGTGGGATCCACGAGTCGAGCCTGGCGGACGGGTCGGTGAAGCGGTGGGTCATCACCTTTGGCGACGACGCCGACTACGAGGCCGCGAAGGCCATCATCGACTCCCCGCTGGCGGCGCCGGCGTCGCAGGAGGAGCAGGACGCCACCGGTGAG
This genomic interval carries:
- a CDS encoding sodium-translocating pyrophosphatase encodes the protein MTPVLAASEVALSGTDRSIVIVVLVISVVALVMGFLFRREVLGHSPGTESMQEIGGAVQEGASAYLGRQFRTLAIFAVVAFFLLMVLPADDMFMRIGRSIAFLFGAAFSAAIGYLGMNLATAANMRVAEAARTTGRDTGMRIAFRTGGTVGMATVGLGLFGAALVVLVYEGGAPKVLEGFGFGAALLAMFMRVGGGIFTKAADVGADLVGKVEAGIPEDDPRNAATIADNVGDNVGDCAGMAADLFESYAVTLVAALILGTAALGVHGGLTFPLIIPAIGALTAILGVYITKARAGENGLRAINRGFYISAGVAAVASVAAALVFLPSTAADLPGLTSVFGGEVTVDLNPAVRAAGAVVVGIVLAAFILWLTGYFTGTETKPTNDVAKTSLTGPATVVLSGIGVGLESAVYTAVTIAAAVYILFTLGGGSLILSLFFVALAGCGLLTTVGVIVAMDTFGPVSDNAQGIAEMSGDVDGEAAQILTELDAVGNTTKAITKGIAIATAVLAATALFGSYFDAIQQTIGTALGENDDLLQSFLVFDPRALVGVLIGGAVVFLFSGLAINAVTRAAGAIVFEVRRQFREKPGIMDYSEKPEYARVVDICTRDSLRELATPGLLAVFAPIAVGFGLGVGALAGYLAGAIGTGVLMAVFLANSGGAWDNAKKIVEDGAHGGKGSDAHAATVIGDTIGDPFKDTAGPAINPLIKVMNLVALLIAPAIVGLTYGDSANDMIRWAIALVAVAVIVAAVVVSKRRDIAIGEVQERSGVISG
- a CDS encoding HNH endonuclease signature motif containing protein, which produces MQQPLGTVRPPRGTESAAGDSWLRADRAWLPRDLPVDVSRPELVQDDLVVESLGWISRAVSDLERSRLVMATEAVDRGLHLAEGFSVVDWLALKCPDLERRALMDLARLAQAGREPVHTPLIERVKNGQMSLARAARLHRALQRVRPGLPPEEYAAAVELLAKAGSDPVFDEKDISRIVDRLVASCVDERDHEAKARKKHAMRGIHESSLADGSVKRWVITFGDDADYEAAKAIIDSPLAAPASQEEQDATGELDLRTATQRRYDAFLTVLRRGVAGTEGQPTTPKAMLMVTLDFETLKRQLSETGGHLPGVGATLQGTPLRAEAIRRLACEADIIPVVLGGPSEILDQGRRKRLVTPGQRVRLAARDRGCTIPGCTVPATWCDAHHVVPWAMGGRSDLSNYALLCPRHHTFVHDRNLTATVTELGVRWHLR
- a CDS encoding DEAD/DEAH box helicase, which gives rise to MPEDHTEAQQAQPFEPRTALAHLTRGSRGERLRHLRTVPAREGRTVPWPDWVAPEVTAALHGEGISTLWEHQSRVAELAREGRHVVVATGTASGKSLGFLLPVLTALCEGTSAASGRGATALYLAPTKALGADQAARLHTLAVPGVRVATLDGDTPSEERRWIRDHAHYVLTNPDLLHHTLLPGHERWRGFLRSLRYVVVDECHVYRGVFGAHVSAVLRRLLRIAARYGAEPTVVLASATVAEPEVLASTLVGQDVVAVTQDASPRRETVVALWQPPELEDGSRRSTLAETSSLLADLVETGVQTVAFARSRQGVEVVASRTREELDDRGAGVPGQVAAYRGGYLPEERRALEEALRRRDLLGLAATSALELGIDIAGLDAVVMAGWPGTRASFWQQAGRAGRRGSPSLAVLVAADDPLDSYLLAHPELIFDAPVESCVLDPENPYVLAPHLAAAAAELPLTREDERWFGPGVAGLAEQLVAGGVLRRRPTGWYWARPDRPSDHVQLRDAGQPVQIVDSRSGRVLGTVDEDRALTTVHAGAVYLHQGQPHVVTDLDLGASVALVVAGDPGWTTRARSESTFAIRAVDEEQAWGAARLCTGRVEVTTTVPSFQRLLPDGTVLGTHPLDLPERSLVTQAVWWTLPSEELALAGLAEDDVPGALHAAEHASIGMLPLLATCDRWDIGGVSTALHPDTGLPTVMVFDGHPGGAGFARRAFREAATWLAATRDLVEACACEAGCPSCVQSPKCGSGNDPLHRSGAVATLSHLLSERSVSVPTS